A genomic region of Mesorhizobium sp. NZP2077 contains the following coding sequences:
- a CDS encoding enoyl-CoA hydratase — protein sequence MAYETIITERRGKVGLITLNRPKALNALNSQILAELVAAVNGFGADPGIGAMVLTGSDKAFAAGADIKEMQAISYVDAYSQDFFAGWEEFTRTRKPIIAAVAGYALGGGCELAMMCDFIIAADTAKFGQPEITLGVIPGMGGSQRLTRFVGKSKAMDMCLTGRMMDASEAERSGLVSRVVPAAELVEEAVKAAAKIADFSLPSVMMAKEAVNRSYETTLAEGLRFERRLFHSLFALEDQKEGMAAFAEKRKPNFTNR from the coding sequence ATGGCCTATGAAACGATCATCACCGAGAGGCGCGGCAAGGTCGGACTGATCACGCTGAACCGGCCAAAGGCGCTCAATGCACTGAATTCCCAGATCCTGGCTGAACTCGTCGCAGCCGTGAACGGTTTCGGCGCCGATCCTGGCATCGGCGCCATGGTTCTTACCGGCTCCGACAAGGCCTTTGCCGCTGGTGCCGACATCAAGGAGATGCAGGCGATCTCCTATGTGGACGCCTACAGCCAGGACTTCTTCGCAGGTTGGGAAGAGTTCACGCGCACACGCAAGCCGATCATTGCGGCGGTGGCCGGCTATGCGCTGGGCGGCGGATGCGAACTGGCAATGATGTGCGACTTTATCATTGCCGCCGACACGGCCAAATTCGGCCAGCCCGAAATCACGCTCGGCGTCATTCCAGGCATGGGCGGGTCGCAACGCCTGACCCGGTTCGTCGGCAAGTCGAAAGCGATGGACATGTGCCTGACCGGACGGATGATGGATGCATCGGAAGCCGAGCGCTCAGGGCTGGTGTCGCGGGTGGTGCCCGCAGCCGAGCTTGTCGAGGAGGCGGTCAAGGCAGCCGCCAAGATCGCCGATTTCTCGCTGCCGTCGGTGATGATGGCGAAGGAAGCCGTCAACCGTTCCTATGAGACGACGCTGGCCGAGGGACTGCGGTTCGAACGCCGCCTGTTCCACTCGCTTTTCGCGCTCGAAGACCAGAAGGAAGGCATGGCCGCCTTCGCCGAAAAGCGGAAGCCGAATTTCACAAATCGATAG